One segment of Pseudomonas sp. FP2196 DNA contains the following:
- a CDS encoding extracellular solute-binding protein — protein MKFMRNMAALLLGGTLLCNAAHALAVGTYAMTVYGEAPKYPAGFQHFDFVDPKAPKGGSLSRASMEIGQYNYIAPYADQGISVVQVNDWVYSPLAFRSLDEPYTVYGLVAQQMERDPEGLWVRFTLNPKARFADGTPITAEDVRYTFNLLMTKGSLSYRQQYADVQDVLIESPRQVRFTFKNNLNRTLALDLATMRVVPEHWWKTRDFANGGGFEPPLGSGPYRVSKVDAGRSISFERDPDWWGKDLPVSRGMYNFDNLTINFYGDTDVARQLLQAGAFDYNREFSSSGYVVGYDSPALRDGRLQQSILAPEKPTAAQGFVFNLQNPIFQDRRVRQAISLLWDFEWTNKQMLRGFYVRQHSFWPKSEMAATALPDAEELQILEPLRGQIPDEVFTTVYQAPKTDGSGYIRDKQLQALKLLAEAGWTAKNNRLVNAAGEPLEFTFLDGQGGFDRMLLPFKRTLAQIGITLNLRRIDSAQYVNRLNARDYDMIVTSFPRSGDPIVSPGRELYSLYASQSATQIGSSNSMVLANPAVDQLIDGLVQANTRDAMVHYARALDRVLQWGYYMIPNYYSKGTPTVYQNRFGMPARQPLYNEGLETWWEVSAKPLTTQQMHAQLAGGQ, from the coding sequence ATGAAATTCATGCGCAACATGGCCGCCCTGCTGCTTGGCGGCACGCTGCTGTGCAATGCCGCACATGCGCTGGCCGTCGGCACTTACGCAATGACGGTGTACGGCGAGGCGCCGAAATACCCGGCGGGTTTCCAGCATTTCGATTTCGTCGATCCCAAAGCGCCCAAGGGCGGTTCACTCAGCCGTGCGTCGATGGAGATCGGCCAGTACAACTACATCGCGCCCTATGCCGACCAAGGCATTTCCGTGGTGCAGGTCAATGACTGGGTGTATTCGCCACTGGCGTTCCGTTCGCTGGATGAGCCCTACACCGTCTACGGCCTGGTCGCGCAGCAGATGGAGCGCGATCCCGAAGGCCTCTGGGTACGTTTCACCCTCAACCCCAAGGCGCGCTTCGCCGATGGCACGCCGATCACCGCCGAAGACGTGCGCTACACCTTCAACCTGCTGATGACCAAAGGCAGCCTGAGCTATCGCCAGCAATATGCCGACGTGCAGGACGTGCTGATCGAAAGTCCGCGTCAGGTGCGCTTCACCTTCAAGAACAACCTCAACCGCACCTTGGCGCTGGATCTGGCGACGATGCGCGTGGTGCCCGAGCACTGGTGGAAGACGCGCGACTTCGCCAATGGCGGCGGTTTCGAGCCGCCGCTGGGCAGCGGCCCGTACCGGGTGAGCAAGGTCGACGCCGGGCGCAGCATCAGTTTCGAGCGTGATCCGGACTGGTGGGGCAAAGACCTGCCGGTCAGTCGCGGGATGTACAACTTCGACAACCTGACGATCAATTTCTACGGTGATACCGATGTCGCCCGCCAGCTATTGCAGGCCGGCGCCTTCGACTACAACCGCGAGTTTTCTTCGTCCGGGTATGTGGTGGGTTACGACAGCCCTGCCCTGCGTGACGGACGCTTGCAGCAGTCGATCCTCGCCCCGGAAAAACCGACGGCGGCGCAGGGCTTCGTGTTCAACCTGCAAAACCCGATCTTTCAGGACCGACGCGTGCGCCAGGCGATCAGCCTGTTATGGGATTTCGAGTGGACCAACAAGCAGATGTTGCGCGGCTTCTACGTGCGCCAGCACAGCTTCTGGCCGAAGAGTGAAATGGCCGCCACCGCCCTGCCCGACGCCGAGGAATTGCAGATCCTCGAACCGCTGCGCGGACAGATCCCCGACGAGGTCTTCACCACGGTGTATCAGGCACCGAAAACCGACGGCAGCGGCTACATCCGCGACAAGCAACTGCAAGCGCTGAAACTGCTGGCCGAGGCCGGATGGACGGCGAAGAACAATCGGCTGGTCAACGCGGCCGGCGAACCGCTGGAGTTCACTTTCCTCGACGGTCAGGGCGGTTTCGACCGCATGCTGCTGCCGTTCAAACGCACCCTCGCGCAGATCGGCATCACCCTCAATTTGCGCCGCATCGACTCGGCGCAATACGTCAACCGGCTCAACGCTCGCGACTACGACATGATCGTCACCAGTTTCCCGCGCAGTGGCGATCCGATCGTCTCCCCCGGCCGCGAGCTGTACAGCCTTTACGCCTCGCAAAGTGCCACGCAAATCGGCAGTTCGAACTCGATGGTGTTGGCCAACCCGGCCGTGGATCAACTGATCGACGGCCTCGTCCAGGCCAATACCCGCGACGCCATGGTGCATTACGCCCGCGCCCTCGACCGGGTGCTGCAATGGGGTTACTACATGATTCCCAACTACTACTCCAAGGGCACGCCGACGGTGTATCAGAACCGTTTCGGCATGCCGGCGCGGCAGCCGCTGTACAACGAAGGCCTGGAAACCTGGTGGGAGGTTTCGGCCAAGCCGTTGACCACACAACAGATGCACGCCCAGCTCGCGGGGGGCCAGTGA
- a CDS encoding microcin C ABC transporter permease YejB, translating into MLRYLSRRLLLIIPTLLCILVVNFLIVQAAPGGPVEQAIARLQGFGGHSMGGGGEVTAIGGAGRSSRGLDPALIEEIKHHYGFDKSMHERLWLMLKNYAQLDLGSSFFRGAKVTDLIAQKLPVSLSLGLWATLITYLISIPLGIRKAIKNGSAFDVWSSTAIIVGYAMPAFLFAILLIVVFAGGSYVNWFPVQGLVSDNFDSLSTLGKVGDYLWHLVLPVTALVIGGFATLTILTKNSFLNEISRQYVITARAKGLTERRVLYGHVFRNAMLLVVAGVPSALIEVFFAGSLLIETIFNLDGLGRMSYEAAVSRDYPVVFGALFLFTLFGLLIKLIGDLCYTLLDPRIDFSARTA; encoded by the coding sequence ATGCTGCGTTATCTGAGTCGACGCTTGCTGCTGATCATCCCGACGTTGCTGTGCATTCTGGTGGTCAATTTCCTCATCGTGCAGGCCGCGCCGGGTGGCCCGGTGGAACAGGCCATCGCCCGCCTGCAAGGCTTTGGCGGACACAGCATGGGCGGCGGTGGCGAGGTCACTGCGATTGGCGGCGCCGGGCGCAGCAGCCGTGGCCTCGACCCCGCGCTGATCGAGGAAATCAAACACCACTACGGCTTCGACAAATCCATGCACGAACGCCTGTGGCTGATGCTGAAAAACTACGCGCAGCTGGATCTGGGCAGCAGTTTTTTTCGCGGCGCCAAGGTCACTGACTTGATCGCGCAGAAGCTGCCGGTGTCGTTGTCGCTGGGGCTGTGGGCGACGCTGATCACTTACCTGATCTCGATTCCGCTGGGCATTCGCAAGGCGATCAAGAACGGCAGCGCCTTCGACGTCTGGAGCAGCACGGCGATCATCGTCGGCTATGCGATGCCGGCGTTTCTCTTCGCGATTCTGCTGATCGTGGTGTTCGCCGGCGGCAGTTACGTCAACTGGTTTCCGGTGCAGGGCCTGGTCTCGGACAACTTCGACAGCCTCAGCACCTTGGGCAAGGTCGGCGACTACCTCTGGCATCTGGTGCTGCCAGTGACGGCGCTGGTGATCGGCGGTTTCGCCACGCTGACCATCCTGACCAAAAACAGCTTTCTCAACGAGATCAGCCGCCAGTACGTGATCACTGCCCGGGCCAAGGGCTTGACCGAGCGCCGCGTGCTCTACGGCCATGTGTTTCGCAACGCCATGCTGCTGGTGGTGGCCGGTGTGCCGTCGGCGCTGATCGAGGTGTTTTTCGCCGGTTCCCTGTTGATCGAAACCATCTTCAACCTCGACGGCCTCGGGCGTATGAGCTACGAAGCGGCGGTGTCGCGCGACTACCCGGTGGTGTTCGGCGCGCTGTTTCTGTTCACCCTGTTCGGCCTGTTGATCAAGCTGATCGGCGACCTTTGCTACACCCTGCTCGACCCGCGCATCGACTTCTCGGCGAGGACTGCCTGA
- a CDS encoding ABC transporter permease, with protein sequence MFTLSPLGQRRVAQFKANRRGRWSLWLFIGLCLICLGGELIANDKPLVIRYHNALYFPILSDYLETDFGGELPFQPDYASSYVHKLIEDQGGWMLFPPIPFSYDTVNYDLSEPAPSPPSSSNWLGTDDQARDVLARVIFGTRISILFALILTGISALIGIVAGALQGYYGGWVDLLGQRVLEIWSGLPVLYLLIILSGFVSPSFWWLLGIMALFSWLALVDVVRAEFLRGRNLEYVKAARALGLTDSELMRRHILPNAMTSTLTYLPFILTGAIATLTALDFLGFGMPAGTASLGELIGQAKRNLQAPWLGLTAFFALALILSLLVFIGEACRDAFDPRS encoded by the coding sequence ATGTTCACACTTTCTCCTCTGGGTCAGCGCCGTGTCGCTCAGTTCAAAGCCAACCGACGCGGGCGCTGGTCGCTGTGGCTGTTCATCGGCCTGTGCCTGATTTGCCTCGGCGGCGAGTTGATCGCCAATGACAAGCCGCTGGTGATCCGTTACCACAACGCCTTGTATTTCCCGATCCTCAGCGATTACCTGGAAACCGATTTCGGTGGTGAACTGCCGTTTCAGCCGGATTACGCCAGCAGCTACGTGCACAAGCTGATTGAGGATCAGGGCGGCTGGATGCTCTTTCCGCCGATCCCGTTCAGTTACGACACGGTCAATTACGACCTCAGCGAACCGGCGCCGAGTCCGCCCTCCTCCAGCAATTGGCTGGGCACCGACGATCAGGCGCGGGACGTCTTGGCGCGAGTGATTTTCGGCACGCGGATTTCAATTCTGTTTGCGCTGATCCTCACCGGTATCAGTGCGTTGATCGGCATCGTCGCCGGGGCGTTGCAAGGGTATTACGGCGGTTGGGTCGATCTGCTTGGGCAACGGGTGCTGGAGATCTGGTCGGGGTTGCCGGTGCTGTATCTGCTGATCATTTTGTCCGGTTTCGTTTCGCCGAGTTTCTGGTGGTTGCTGGGGATCATGGCGTTGTTCTCGTGGCTGGCGCTGGTGGACGTGGTGCGTGCCGAGTTTTTGCGTGGGCGCAATCTGGAATACGTCAAAGCCGCGCGGGCCTTGGGCCTGACCGACAGCGAGCTGATGCGCCGGCACATCCTGCCCAACGCAATGACCTCCACCCTCACCTACCTGCCGTTCATTCTGACCGGCGCCATCGCCACCCTCACCGCGCTGGATTTCCTCGGTTTCGGCATGCCGGCCGGCACCGCGTCGCTGGGCGAGTTGATCGGCCAGGCCAAGCGCAATCTGCAAGCGCCGTGGCTGGGGCTGACGGCGTTTTTCGCCTTGGCGCTGATTCTGTCGTTGTTGGTTTTCATCGGCGAAGCCTGCCGAGATGCCTTTGATCCGAGGAGCTGA
- a CDS encoding ABC transporter ATP-binding protein — translation MNDHLIEIRDLRVAFAGQEVVHGMNLDIRRGECLALVGESGSGKSVTAHSILRLLPGKTVSSSGSISYNGVDLLHASEQQMRGLRGNRIAMIFQEPMTSLNPLHTVEKQVSEVLEIHKGLKGRAARARTLELLELVGIRQPLQRLKAYPHQLSGGQRQRVMIAMALANEPELLIADEPTTALDVTVQQKILELLIELQQRLGMSLLLISHDLNLVRRIAQRVCVMRHGEIVEQADCEALFRAPQHPYSRLLIEAEPSGAPVPSEYDHNLLEVDDLKVWFPLPKALFSRQQEYIKAVDGVSFSLQRGKTLGIVGESGSGKSTLGQAILRLVESEGNIRFGNKQLSLLNQRLMRPLRRQIQVVFQDPFGSLSPRMSVQQIIAEGLLTHGIGTETEREAAVIRVLEEVGLDPQSRHRYPHEFSGGQRQRISIARALVLEPALILLDEPTSALDRTVQKQVVELLRQLQIKHGLTYLFISHDLAVVHALAHDLMVIKDGKVVEQGSSRKIFAAPQHPYTQELLKASGLVVSRPIAELV, via the coding sequence ATGAATGACCATTTGATCGAGATCCGCGACCTGCGTGTCGCCTTCGCCGGGCAAGAAGTGGTGCACGGTATGAACCTCGATATCCGCCGTGGCGAGTGCCTGGCGCTGGTCGGTGAATCCGGCTCGGGCAAGTCGGTGACGGCGCATTCGATCTTGCGTTTGTTGCCCGGCAAAACCGTCAGCAGCAGTGGCTCGATCAGCTACAACGGGGTCGACTTGCTGCATGCCAGCGAACAGCAGATGCGCGGTTTGCGCGGCAACCGGATTGCGATGATTTTCCAGGAGCCGATGACTTCGCTGAACCCGCTGCACACCGTGGAAAAACAGGTCAGCGAGGTGCTGGAGATTCACAAGGGACTCAAGGGTCGCGCGGCCCGGGCGCGTACCTTGGAGCTGCTGGAACTGGTGGGCATTCGCCAACCTTTGCAGCGCTTGAAAGCCTATCCCCATCAACTCTCCGGCGGCCAGCGGCAACGCGTGATGATCGCCATGGCGCTGGCCAACGAGCCGGAACTGTTGATCGCCGACGAGCCGACCACCGCGCTGGACGTCACCGTGCAGCAGAAGATTCTTGAGCTGTTGATCGAGTTGCAGCAACGCCTGGGCATGTCGTTGCTGCTGATCAGCCACGATCTCAATCTGGTGCGACGCATCGCCCAGCGGGTGTGCGTGATGCGCCACGGCGAGATCGTCGAGCAGGCCGATTGCGAAGCCCTGTTTCGCGCGCCGCAGCATCCCTACAGCCGCTTGTTGATCGAGGCAGAACCCAGCGGCGCGCCGGTGCCGAGTGAGTACGACCACAACCTGCTGGAAGTCGATGACCTGAAGGTCTGGTTCCCGTTGCCCAAAGCGTTATTCAGCCGTCAGCAGGAGTACATCAAAGCGGTGGACGGCGTCAGTTTCAGCCTGCAACGCGGCAAGACCCTGGGGATTGTCGGCGAGTCCGGTTCGGGCAAGTCGACGCTGGGTCAGGCGATCCTGCGGCTGGTGGAATCGGAGGGCAATATCCGCTTCGGCAACAAGCAACTGAGCCTGCTCAACCAGCGTTTGATGCGGCCGTTGCGGCGGCAGATTCAAGTGGTGTTTCAGGACCCGTTCGGCAGCCTCAGTCCACGGATGTCGGTGCAGCAGATCATCGCCGAGGGTTTGCTGACCCATGGTATCGGCACCGAGACCGAGCGTGAGGCAGCGGTGATTCGGGTGCTCGAAGAAGTCGGGCTGGATCCGCAAAGTCGTCATCGATATCCCCATGAGTTCTCCGGCGGCCAGCGTCAGCGCATTTCCATCGCCCGCGCATTGGTGCTGGAACCGGCGCTGATTCTGCTCGATGAACCGACCTCGGCGCTGGATCGCACAGTGCAAAAGCAAGTGGTGGAGTTGTTGCGGCAATTGCAGATCAAGCATGGGCTGACGTATCTGTTCATCAGCCATGATCTGGCGGTGGTGCATGCCCTGGCCCACGACTTGATGGTGATCAAGGATGGCAAAGTCGTGGAACAGGGCTCTTCGCGCAAGATCTTTGCGGCGCCGCAGCATCCCTATACCCAGGAGTTGCTGAAAGCTTCGGGATTGGTGGTATCCCGCCCAATCGCCGAACTTGTGTAG
- a CDS encoding DUF3455 domain-containing protein, with the protein MNATQLICFTGLLAASSTAFAQSSYPDTIKVPDGHKIALETTGVGEITYECRDKPNMAGQTEWTFVGPKAVLNDRSGKQVGTYFGPPATWQAKDGSKVTGTQLAVAPSSPGNLPYQLVKANPAEGKGAMTGVSYIQRVALKGGVAPSSECTAANKGKQETVKYQADYIFWAAN; encoded by the coding sequence ATGAACGCCACACAGCTGATTTGCTTCACCGGTTTGCTTGCAGCCTCCTCGACGGCCTTCGCCCAAAGCAGTTACCCCGACACCATCAAAGTTCCGGACGGCCACAAGATCGCGCTGGAAACCACCGGGGTCGGCGAGATCACCTACGAATGCCGCGACAAGCCCAATATGGCCGGGCAGACCGAGTGGACCTTCGTCGGCCCCAAAGCGGTGCTCAATGATCGCAGCGGCAAGCAGGTCGGCACCTACTTCGGCCCACCGGCCACCTGGCAGGCCAAGGACGGTTCGAAAGTCACCGGCACGCAACTGGCGGTAGCGCCATCGAGCCCGGGTAACCTGCCCTATCAACTGGTCAAGGCCAACCCTGCTGAGGGCAAAGGCGCGATGACCGGCGTGAGCTACATCCAGCGTGTCGCGCTCAAGGGCGGCGTAGCGCCGAGCAGCGAATGCACGGCGGCGAACAAGGGCAAACAGGAAACGGTGAAGTACCAGGCGGATTACATTTTCTGGGCGGCGAACTGA
- a CDS encoding sigma-70 family RNA polymerase sigma factor produces MSLPESEFDYEARLAACARGERSALRDLYVQEGPRLLGVAKRLVRDTALAEDIVHEAFIKIWNGAAGFDPARGSARGWMFTVTRHLALNLLRNQARETPFSEDHEMPAHDDDGFDVQAHSARIHRCLEQLDPQRRSCIIHAYVDGYSHAQISARLDTPLGTVKAWIKRSLNALRECMG; encoded by the coding sequence ATGTCCTTACCCGAATCTGAATTCGATTACGAAGCCCGTCTCGCCGCCTGTGCCCGCGGCGAGCGGTCGGCCCTGCGCGATTTGTATGTGCAGGAAGGCCCGCGCCTGCTCGGCGTGGCCAAACGGCTGGTGCGCGACACGGCGCTGGCAGAGGACATTGTCCATGAGGCCTTCATCAAGATCTGGAACGGCGCGGCAGGGTTTGATCCGGCGCGCGGTTCGGCGCGCGGCTGGATGTTCACCGTGACCCGGCACCTGGCGTTGAATCTGCTGCGTAATCAGGCTCGGGAAACACCGTTCAGCGAAGATCATGAAATGCCCGCGCACGACGATGACGGCTTCGATGTCCAGGCGCATTCGGCGCGCATTCACCGCTGCCTGGAGCAACTCGATCCGCAGCGCCGAAGCTGCATCATTCATGCGTATGTCGACGGCTACAGCCATGCGCAGATTTCCGCGCGCCTCGACACGCCGCTGGGCACCGTCAAAGCGTGGATCAAACGCAGCCTCAACGCCTTGCGGGAGTGCATGGGATGA
- a CDS encoding anti-sigma factor domain-containing protein, whose product MTTESERDELASEYVLGTLSAEDRADVQRRLPTDPELRAAVDVWERRLLDLTDLAEPQQPSPLLWPRIERSVERLTQKVSGPAQTSWWNLLPLWRGLSAAGLAATLILGSILLTQTTPKPSYLVVLVAPQDKAPGWVIQASNSREIQLIPLGVVEVPADKALEFWTKADGWQGPVSLGLVKPGQALKVELDKLPPLQPNQLFELTLEGANGSPIGKPTGPIQAIGRAVKVL is encoded by the coding sequence ATGACCACTGAATCGGAACGCGACGAGCTGGCCAGCGAATATGTGCTCGGGACGCTCTCGGCTGAAGATCGCGCCGACGTTCAACGGCGCCTGCCGACGGATCCTGAGCTGCGTGCTGCGGTGGATGTCTGGGAACGACGCCTGCTGGACCTCACCGACCTCGCCGAACCGCAACAGCCATCACCCCTGTTGTGGCCGCGAATTGAACGCAGTGTCGAACGACTTACGCAAAAAGTGTCTGGCCCGGCGCAAACCTCATGGTGGAATCTGTTGCCGCTGTGGCGCGGTTTGAGTGCTGCCGGGTTAGCCGCAACGTTGATATTGGGTTCAATCCTGCTGACCCAGACCACGCCGAAGCCGAGTTATCTGGTAGTGCTGGTCGCGCCGCAGGACAAGGCCCCGGGCTGGGTGATTCAGGCCAGCAACTCACGGGAGATTCAGTTGATACCGCTGGGCGTGGTCGAGGTGCCGGCGGACAAGGCGCTGGAATTCTGGACCAAGGCTGACGGTTGGCAAGGGCCGGTATCACTGGGGTTGGTCAAGCCGGGGCAGGCGCTGAAAGTTGAACTGGATAAACTGCCGCCACTGCAACCCAATCAGTTGTTCGAGCTGACACTGGAAGGCGCCAACGGCTCGCCGATCGGCAAACCGACCGGGCCGATTCAGGCGATCGGGCGCGCGGTTAAGGTGCTGTGA
- a CDS encoding phage infection protein, whose protein sequence is MKRQTLLSIAFSVFAVNAFAATPAHTMIAADGSDRLYQNAVAADGSDRLQGNTVAADGSDRLQGNTVAADGSDRLQGNTVAADGSDRLQGNTVAADGSDRLQGNTVAADGSDRLQGNTVAADGSDRLQGNTVAADGSDRLQGNTVAADGSDRLQGNTVAADGSDRLQGNTVAADGSDRLQGNTVAADGSDRLQGNTVAEGGADRLNELRNA, encoded by the coding sequence ATGAAACGCCAAACTCTTCTCAGCATCGCTTTCTCGGTTTTCGCAGTTAACGCTTTTGCCGCTACGCCAGCCCACACGATGATCGCCGCTGATGGCTCGGATCGTCTGTACCAGAACGCCGTTGCTGCTGATGGCTCGGATCGTCTGCAAGGCAACACCGTCGCCGCCGATGGCTCGGATCGCCTGCAAGGCAACACCGTCGCCGCCGATGGCTCGGATCGTCTGCAAGGCAACACCGTCGCCGCCGATGGCTCGGATCGCCTGCAAGGCAACACCGTCGCCGCCGATGGCTCGGATCGTCTGCAAGGCAACACCGTCGCTGCTGATGGCTCGGATCGTCTGCAAGGCAACACCGTCGCTGCTGATGGCTCGGATCGTCTGCAAGGCAACACCGTTGCTGCTGATGGCTCGGATCGTCTGCAAGGCAACACCGTCGCTGCCGATGGCTCGGATCGTCTGCAAGGCAACACCGTCGCTGCCGATGGCTCGGATCGTCTGCAAGGCAACACCGTCGCTGCCGATGGCTCGGATCGTCTGCAAGGCAACACCGTCGCCGCCGATGGCTCGGATCGTCTGCAAGGCAACACCGTTGCTGAAGGGGGTGCTGATCGCCTGAACGAACTGCGCAACGCTTGA
- a CDS encoding DUF1615 domain-containing protein: protein MHTPRLLITLAAMLVLAGCASQRSGEPAPRPPAEVKAEIVRLMPAKTADRQGWATDIYAAFAAQDISPTTQNLCSVLAVAEQESTFQADPSVPGLGKIARDEIDRRAAKVHIPSLLVSGALQVRSTNGKTYSERLSAARSEKELSAIFDDFIGRVPMGRTLFGGFNPVHTGGPMQVSIEFAEQHAKDYPYPVDGTIRREVFSRRGGMYFGIAHLLGYPVSYREPLYRFADFNAGWYASRNAAFQNAVSRASGIPLALDGDLIRYDSIMPGGTELAVRTLGKSLGMRNPTIRDQLEKGKTLEFEETKLYQRVFELAEKAEGKSLPRAVLPGIVLQSPKITRKLTTAWFAKRVDERYKRCMAKAG, encoded by the coding sequence ATGCACACCCCTCGATTACTGATTACCCTCGCCGCCATGCTCGTACTGGCTGGTTGCGCCAGCCAGCGCAGCGGCGAACCCGCCCCACGCCCACCGGCTGAAGTGAAGGCCGAGATCGTGCGCCTGATGCCCGCCAAAACCGCCGATCGCCAAGGCTGGGCCACCGATATCTACGCTGCATTCGCCGCGCAAGACATCAGCCCGACCACCCAAAATCTGTGTTCGGTGCTGGCCGTGGCTGAGCAGGAATCGACTTTTCAGGCCGACCCTTCGGTGCCCGGCCTGGGTAAAATCGCTCGCGACGAAATCGACCGTCGCGCCGCCAAAGTCCACATCCCCAGCCTGTTGGTCAGTGGCGCCTTGCAAGTGCGTTCGACCAACGGCAAAACCTACAGCGAACGCCTGAGCGCCGCGCGCAGTGAAAAAGAATTGAGCGCAATCTTTGATGACTTCATCGGCAGGGTGCCCATGGGCCGCACGCTGTTCGGTGGCTTCAACCCGGTGCACACCGGCGGGCCGATGCAGGTCAGCATCGAATTTGCCGAACAGCACGCCAAGGATTACCCGTACCCGGTCGATGGCACGATCCGCCGCGAAGTGTTCAGCCGGCGTGGCGGCATGTATTTCGGCATCGCGCATTTGCTCGGATACCCGGTGAGTTACCGCGAGCCGCTCTATCGTTTCGCCGACTTCAACGCCGGTTGGTACGCCAGCCGCAACGCGGCGTTCCAGAACGCGGTCAGTCGCGCGTCCGGCATCCCGTTGGCGCTGGATGGCGACTTGATTCGCTACGACTCGATCATGCCCGGCGGCACCGAACTGGCGGTGCGCACCCTCGGCAAATCCCTGGGTATGCGCAACCCGACCATTCGCGATCAACTGGAGAAGGGCAAAACCCTGGAATTCGAAGAGACCAAACTCTATCAACGGGTATTCGAGTTGGCGGAGAAAGCCGAAGGCAAGTCATTGCCGCGTGCTGTGCTGCCGGGGATCGTGCTGCAGAGTCCGAAAATCACCCGGAAACTGACCACCGCGTGGTTCGCCAAACGGGTGGATGAGCGCTACAAGCGCTGTATGGCCAAGGCCGGATAA